A window of the Chanodichthys erythropterus isolate Z2021 chromosome 21, ASM2448905v1, whole genome shotgun sequence genome harbors these coding sequences:
- the ryk gene encoding tyrosine-protein kinase RYK isoform X3, whose translation MDQPQSNISAQGEVPRTRSVFRVDLFCSGKADGEAVLTVQLNLTTPANNFTVLNFKRRKMCYRRIEQPEPPKTLPFPNTTIPRIDPSSPNAPTTSTRVFYISVCVCCIVIFLVAIILAVLHLHSMKRVEMDDSVSDSGSSQGLSQPSTQTTQYLRADTPNNATPVTNAQTGSAPMLQLAGTSFPHPGAPSHETKSYPSLRIEKNDLRSVTLLEAKAKVKDIAISRERVTLRDVLHEGTFGRIFHGVLLDEKDPSKEKQVFVKAVKDHASEVQVTMMLTESCKLRGLHHRNLLPISHVCIEDGEKPMVLLPYMNWGNLKLFLRQCKLAEANNPQAISQQDLVHMAIQISCGMSYLARREVIHKDLAARNCVIDNSMQVKITDNALARDLFPMDYHCLGDNENRPVRWMALESLLNNDFSSASDVWAFGVTLWELMTLGQTPYVDIDPFEMAAYLKDGYRIAQPINCPDELFAVMACCWALDPEERPKFQQLVQCLTEFHAALGAYV comes from the exons TGTTCAGAGTGGACCTTTTCTGCTCTGGAAAGGCTGATGGAGAGGCTGTGCTAACAGTGCAGCTCAACCTGACTACACCAGCCAACAACTTCACAGTGCTCAACTTCAAACGCAGGAAAATGTGTTACCGCA GAATTGAGCAGCCAGAGCCACCCAAAACTCTGCCATTCCCAAACACAACCATACCGAGAATAGATC CGAGCAGTCCAAATGCTCCCACCACATCAACGCGAGTTTTTTACATCAGCGTGTGTGTATGCTGCATCGTCATCTTCCTAGTAGCCATCATCCTCGCTGTTTTACACCTCCACAGCATGAAGAGAGTGGAGATGGATGACAg CGTTAGTGACAGTGGAAGCTCTCAGGGTCTGTCTCAGCCTTCCACCCAGACCACCCAGTACCTGAGGGCAGACACCCCCAACAACGCTACACCTGTCACCA ATGCTCAAACTGGCTCTGCACCCATGCTCCAGCTTGCAGGCACCTCCTTCCCTCACCCTGGTGCCCCCTCGCACGAAACCAAAA GTTATCCCTCGCTGCGGATAGAGAAGAATGACTTGAGAAGTGTAACTTTGCTTGAGGCTAAGGCAAAGGTCAAAGACATTGCCATATCCAGAGAAAGAGTCACACTTCGAGACGTCTTGCACGAAG GGACCTTTGGCCGCATATTTCATGGAGTCTTGCTTGATGAGAAGGACCCAAGCAAAGAGAAACAAGTCTTTGTGAAAGCAGTGAAAG ATCACGCCTCAGAGGTACAGGTGACCATGATGCTTACAGAAAGCTGTAAACTACGTGGTCTTCACCACAG GAACCTGTTACCCATCAGCCATGTGTGTATAGAAGATGGTGAGAAGCCCATGGTCCTGTTGCCTTATATGAACTGGGGAAATCTTAAGCTTTTCTTGCGCCAATGTAAGCTTGCTGAGGCCAACAACCCACAG GCAATCTCTCAGCAAGACCTGGTCCACATGGCAATACAGATTTCATGTGGAATGAGCTACCTGGCACGAAGAGAGGTCATTCACAAAGACCTGGCTGCCAGAAACTGTGT aaTTGATAACAGCATGCAAGTAAAGATCACAGATAATGCGCTGGCTCGTGATCTCTTCCCTATGGACTATCACTGCCTCGGGGACAATGAGAACCGACCCGTTCGCTGGATGGCTTTGGAGAGTTTGCTCAACAATGACTTTTCTAGCGCCAGTGATGTG TGGGCTTTCGGGGTAACTCTGTGGGAGCTGATGACCTTGGGACAGACTCCTTACGTTGACATCGACCCCTTCGAGATGGCCGCCTATTTGAAGGATGGCTACAGAATAGCACAACCCATCAACTGCCCTGATGAATT ATTTGCAGTGATGGCGTGTTGCTGGGCCTTGGATCCAGAAGAGAGACCAAAATTCCAACAGCTCGTCCAATGCCTCACTGAGTTCCATGCGGCTTTGGGGGCCTACGTCTAA